The Alteriqipengyuania halimionae genome contains a region encoding:
- a CDS encoding alpha/beta hydrolase yields MLSLSRIPLFVSLVAASPAVAAQDANGSETFAPCADAGTHASLAGTQCARIEAPLDHDAAGGETIELFVRRFPAEGAAKGELWLVAGGPGESGASFYPFIDTLRGGAPGYDLVIPDHRGTGFSTRLCPIEESPESAGGTAIEGAEWGTCFRALNAVPDRTRAFSITNAAHDLTMLMDRLDDGRPRYLYGVSYGTQLVLRTLAVAGKDVADGVILDSLVPPEATEEFDLSRRSAVVDMVGRQVLAECDALADCSRYFAGPAADTLSQVLADPDLAEPLGPKPKYTLGAFLDLPETRAMLPYVIAGLKAGDARWLEHAEARLAELSGIFAPYPQAASSIPLVSVISRSENNPRPELTAETIAEEEAGLLFASPLPSLLLMGGIPAYEKDDLFAAPPKALPPTLVMHGTLDPKTTLAGAKQHVAMFEAAGDVELIEIDRAPHFILMVAPDEFAARLNSFIEATSTD; encoded by the coding sequence ATGCTGTCTCTGTCTCGCATCCCCCTCTTTGTAAGCCTCGTCGCGGCCAGCCCCGCCGTCGCGGCGCAAGACGCGAATGGATCGGAGACGTTTGCCCCCTGCGCCGATGCTGGCACGCACGCATCACTCGCTGGAACACAGTGCGCTCGGATCGAGGCGCCGCTCGATCATGATGCCGCTGGCGGAGAGACAATCGAGCTTTTCGTCCGCCGCTTTCCCGCCGAAGGTGCCGCCAAGGGCGAGCTGTGGCTGGTCGCGGGCGGTCCGGGCGAATCGGGGGCTTCGTTCTATCCTTTCATCGACACGTTGCGCGGCGGCGCACCGGGCTACGACCTCGTCATCCCCGATCATCGCGGCACAGGCTTTTCGACCCGGCTGTGCCCGATAGAAGAGAGCCCCGAGAGCGCCGGTGGCACGGCGATCGAGGGTGCCGAATGGGGCACATGCTTCCGCGCGCTCAATGCTGTGCCCGATCGCACCCGCGCTTTCTCGATCACCAATGCGGCGCATGACCTCACGATGCTGATGGACCGGCTGGACGATGGCCGGCCGCGCTATCTGTATGGCGTATCCTACGGCACCCAATTGGTGCTGCGCACACTGGCTGTCGCCGGAAAGGACGTCGCCGACGGTGTTATTCTCGATTCGCTGGTCCCGCCCGAAGCCACCGAGGAGTTCGATCTCAGCCGTCGTTCGGCGGTGGTCGATATGGTCGGCCGACAGGTTCTGGCCGAATGCGATGCGCTGGCCGATTGCAGCCGGTACTTTGCCGGCCCGGCGGCCGATACGCTGAGCCAGGTTCTGGCCGATCCCGATCTCGCAGAGCCGCTCGGGCCGAAGCCGAAATACACGCTCGGCGCATTCCTCGACCTCCCTGAAACACGCGCCATGCTTCCCTATGTGATCGCAGGCCTGAAGGCTGGCGATGCGCGCTGGCTCGAACACGCAGAAGCGCGCCTTGCCGAACTGAGCGGGATCTTTGCACCGTATCCCCAGGCAGCCTCCTCAATTCCGCTGGTGAGCGTGATCAGCCGGTCGGAAAACAATCCGCGACCCGAGCTGACCGCAGAGACGATTGCAGAAGAAGAAGCGGGTCTGCTGTTCGCCAGCCCGCTACCCTCGCTGCTGCTGATGGGCGGCATTCCGGCCTATGAGAAGGATGATCTGTTCGCCGCGCCGCCGAAGGCGCTGCCGCCGACGCTCGTAATGCATGGCACGCTCGATCCCAAGACAACGCTGGCTGGTGCGAAGCAGCATGTGGCGATGTTCGAGGCAGCCGGTGACGTCGAATTGATCGAAATCGACCGCGCGCCGCATTTCATTTTGATGGTAGCGCCAGATGAATTTGCAGCGCGGCTGAACAGCTTCATCGAAGCGACATCGACCGACTAG
- a CDS encoding TonB-dependent receptor, translating to MRSILRLAVLGSVSLLPFHAAYAQSAVEPEDGDADDVRSENVVIVTAQKIEQNALDVPITISAVTGEDIERLGVSDLDELSNYVPGLNIQEQSANNPGIVIRGITSDSGSSQQGPRVTLYYNGIDISRSRGSYQAIYDLERVEVIKGPQATLFGTASAVGAISLVSAKPREGFSAALTGGYGNYDQTLLSGYVNAGSDMVAGRIAFEWRTRDGYVKNLAASQEEDLYAQDQFGARASLRFTPTPDITVDLVGTYDQQRNGGTPFISGTFPAYADAPGGAENAFGDANLGGSPFSAEALGDDQLGLNREVYDANLTAEWAFAPDWTFTTVNGYRKFDSAEVFDADGTAAPFLEFAEITEGDQFSHEGRFTYVSDRLRGSFGWNVFTEDGLQNVPFSTEEGTFLQCLTTVFGAPAVPDVPCVAPDGSSPATQLTSLLSGGTVSAIPYASVFENQGQNDSYSVFAVVTFIPTDKLELTAGLRYLREDRWSAFRADVPVPVVPSLLPAALRDQLFAALPSLQVSLIPGQTDTGGETISAQDSFDAWLPRFNALYRITPDVNVFATISKGRRSPVVQVNAGGATGIPEETVWNYEGGVKFDTPTVSGSLGVYYQVYDNFQVSVEDPDNLGSFITASAGGASNLGVEAEIAVRPTDWLSLFGNVGYIDGGIDEDSSFAPEFSGARFRLQPEWQAAAGFTVDAPIGNGARVFATPSITHRSRIFFEVPNDPLISQGPVTLINARAGVSFADDRFEVAAFIRNATDEDYLLDAGNTGGSFGIPTFIPGEPQFYGIQLTARIGD from the coding sequence ATGCGCTCGATACTCCGCCTCGCCGTCCTCGGCTCAGTTTCTCTGCTTCCCTTCCACGCGGCATACGCCCAGTCGGCCGTCGAACCGGAGGATGGCGATGCGGATGACGTCCGCAGCGAAAACGTGGTCATCGTCACCGCGCAGAAGATCGAGCAGAATGCGCTCGATGTTCCGATCACGATCTCGGCCGTTACTGGCGAAGATATCGAGCGTTTGGGCGTCAGCGATCTCGACGAGCTTTCGAACTACGTGCCCGGCCTCAATATCCAGGAGCAGAGCGCCAACAATCCCGGCATCGTGATCCGCGGCATCACCTCGGATTCTGGTTCCTCGCAGCAGGGGCCGCGCGTCACGCTCTATTACAACGGCATCGACATTTCGCGGTCGCGCGGATCATATCAGGCGATCTACGATCTGGAGCGCGTCGAAGTCATCAAGGGCCCGCAGGCGACCCTGTTCGGGACTGCCTCGGCCGTCGGCGCGATCAGCCTCGTCTCGGCCAAGCCTCGCGAAGGGTTCTCGGCGGCGCTCACCGGCGGCTATGGCAATTACGACCAGACGCTGCTGTCGGGCTACGTCAACGCCGGGTCCGATATGGTTGCTGGCCGTATCGCCTTCGAATGGCGCACGCGGGACGGCTATGTGAAAAACCTTGCCGCATCGCAGGAAGAAGATCTCTACGCGCAAGACCAATTCGGCGCGCGCGCCTCGCTGCGCTTCACCCCGACGCCCGATATCACCGTGGACCTGGTCGGAACGTACGACCAGCAGCGCAATGGCGGGACGCCGTTCATCTCCGGCACGTTCCCCGCCTATGCCGATGCTCCCGGCGGCGCGGAAAACGCGTTCGGCGACGCCAATCTGGGTGGTTCGCCCTTTTCTGCCGAAGCGCTCGGCGACGACCAGCTTGGGCTCAACCGCGAAGTCTACGATGCAAACCTGACCGCGGAATGGGCCTTCGCGCCCGATTGGACCTTCACCACCGTTAACGGTTACCGCAAGTTCGACAGCGCCGAGGTGTTCGACGCCGACGGAACGGCCGCGCCGTTCCTCGAATTCGCCGAGATCACCGAAGGCGACCAGTTCAGCCATGAAGGACGTTTTACCTATGTCAGCGACCGCCTGCGCGGCTCGTTCGGCTGGAATGTCTTCACCGAAGACGGTCTGCAGAATGTCCCGTTCTCGACCGAAGAAGGCACGTTCCTCCAGTGCCTGACCACCGTGTTCGGCGCACCGGCGGTGCCGGACGTTCCCTGTGTCGCGCCCGACGGGTCATCGCCTGCTACCCAGCTGACCTCGCTCCTCAGCGGGGGTACGGTCAGTGCTATACCCTATGCCTCGGTGTTCGAGAATCAGGGTCAGAACGACAGCTATTCGGTATTCGCCGTCGTCACCTTCATTCCCACCGACAAGCTCGAGCTGACGGCCGGCTTGCGCTATCTGAGGGAAGACCGCTGGTCGGCCTTCCGGGCCGACGTTCCGGTGCCGGTGGTGCCGAGCCTGCTGCCCGCAGCGCTGAGGGACCAGCTGTTCGCGGCCCTGCCCAGCCTGCAGGTTTCGCTGATCCCTGGTCAGACCGATACCGGCGGCGAGACGATCAGTGCGCAGGACAGCTTCGATGCATGGCTCCCGCGCTTCAACGCGCTCTACCGCATCACACCCGACGTGAACGTATTCGCGACCATCTCGAAAGGTCGCCGTTCGCCGGTCGTCCAGGTGAATGCCGGCGGCGCGACAGGCATCCCCGAGGAAACCGTCTGGAACTACGAAGGCGGGGTAAAATTCGATACGCCCACCGTGTCCGGCTCGCTGGGCGTCTATTATCAGGTCTACGACAATTTCCAGGTCTCGGTCGAAGACCCCGACAACCTCGGGTCGTTCATCACTGCAAGTGCGGGCGGCGCCAGCAATCTGGGCGTCGAAGCTGAAATCGCGGTGCGTCCCACCGACTGGCTCAGCCTGTTCGGGAATGTCGGCTACATCGATGGTGGGATCGACGAGGACAGCAGCTTCGCCCCGGAATTTTCAGGCGCCCGGTTCCGCCTCCAGCCCGAATGGCAGGCCGCGGCAGGATTTACGGTGGATGCGCCGATCGGGAATGGCGCGCGCGTGTTCGCCACCCCGTCGATCACGCATCGCAGCCGGATCTTCTTCGAAGTGCCGAACGATCCGCTGATCTCGCAGGGGCCGGTGACGCTGATCAACGCTCGTGCAGGCGTCAGCTTTGCCGACGATCGCTTCGAAGTCGCGGCTTTCATCCGCAATGCGACCGACGAGGATTACCTGCTCGATGCGGGCAACACCGGCGGGTCCTTCGGCATCCCCACCTTCATTCCGGGCGAGCCGCAATTCTACGGCATCCAGCTGACCGCGCGGATCGGAGATTGA
- a CDS encoding histidine phosphotransferase family protein, translating into MTDYTEIDLASLMCSRLCHDLLSPVGALSNGLELLSGEEDPDMRARCIELLEQSARISTSKLKFFRLAFGSAGGFDSRIPTEEPQTLIAALVADNGRVELNWSVVSDTLTKPAVKCLLNLAHIAIDALVRGGTLDIGIEESDGITEIAIRASGARIAFDENIGRALQGELDAAEISPRTAPAAMLHGLASQHGGEIQYQVQDDALILGAMVREG; encoded by the coding sequence ATGACCGACTATACCGAGATCGACCTCGCCAGCCTGATGTGCTCGCGCCTGTGCCACGACCTGCTCAGCCCGGTCGGTGCCCTCAGCAACGGGCTCGAATTGCTGTCGGGCGAAGAGGATCCTGACATGCGTGCGCGATGCATCGAACTGCTCGAACAGAGCGCACGGATCAGCACATCCAAGCTCAAATTCTTCCGCCTCGCCTTCGGTTCTGCCGGCGGGTTCGATTCGCGCATCCCGACCGAAGAGCCGCAGACGCTGATTGCGGCGCTGGTCGCCGATAACGGTCGGGTCGAGCTGAATTGGAGCGTCGTGAGCGACACGCTGACCAAGCCGGCGGTAAAATGCCTGCTCAACCTCGCGCATATCGCGATCGACGCCCTGGTGCGCGGCGGCACGCTGGATATCGGGATCGAGGAAAGCGACGGAATAACCGAGATCGCGATCCGGGCCAGTGGAGCGCGCATCGCTTTCGACGAGAATATCGGGCGCGCCTTGCAGGGCGAGCTCGATGCAGCGGAAATTTCCCCGCGCACCGCGCCCGCCGCGATGTTGCACGGTCTGGCCAGCCAGCATGGCGGCGAGATCCAGTATCAGGTGCAGGACGATGCGCTGATCCTCGGCGCAATGGTTCGCGAAGGCTGA
- the rpoH gene encoding RNA polymerase sigma factor RpoH, producing MSVPALNGEQSLNRYLTEIKKYPVLTQEQEYMLAKRYEEHEDTEAAAQLVTSHLRLVAKIAMGYRGYGLPVSDLISEGNVGLMQGVKKFEADRGFRLATYAMWWIKASIQEFILRSWSLVKMGTTAAQKKLFFNLRRMKKNLDAYEDGDLHPDDVTKIATDLGVPEQEVINMNRRMMRGGDGSLNVPMRNGEEGSGEWQDWLTDDRPLQDETVANAEELDVRREMMAEAMESLNEREQHILTERRLTESPQTLEELSKVYDVSRERIRQIEVRAFEKLQKAMKNIADNRFTALPAA from the coding sequence ATGAGCGTTCCTGCGTTGAACGGGGAACAGAGCCTCAACCGCTATCTCACCGAAATCAAGAAATACCCCGTGCTGACGCAGGAGCAGGAATACATGCTCGCCAAGCGTTACGAAGAGCATGAGGATACCGAGGCGGCTGCCCAGCTGGTTACCTCGCACCTTCGGCTCGTCGCCAAGATCGCGATGGGTTACCGCGGCTACGGCCTGCCGGTTTCGGACCTGATCTCCGAAGGCAATGTGGGCCTGATGCAGGGCGTCAAGAAATTCGAAGCCGATCGCGGCTTCCGCCTGGCTACCTATGCAATGTGGTGGATCAAGGCCTCGATCCAGGAATTCATCCTGCGCAGCTGGTCGCTCGTGAAGATGGGCACGACCGCCGCGCAGAAGAAGCTGTTCTTCAACCTGCGCCGCATGAAGAAGAACCTCGACGCCTATGAAGACGGCGATTTGCACCCCGACGACGTGACCAAGATCGCCACCGATCTCGGCGTGCCGGAGCAGGAAGTCATCAACATGAACCGCCGCATGATGCGCGGTGGCGACGGCTCGCTCAACGTGCCGATGCGCAATGGCGAGGAAGGCTCGGGCGAGTGGCAGGACTGGCTGACCGACGATCGTCCGCTGCAGGATGAAACGGTCGCCAATGCCGAAGAACTCGATGTTCGCCGCGAAATGATGGCCGAGGCGATGGAATCGCTCAACGAGCGTGAGCAGCATATCCTCACCGAACGCCGCCTGACGGAAAGTCCGCAGACGCTGGAAGAACTGTCCAAGGTCTACGATGTCAGCCGCGAGCGCATTCGCCAGATCGAGGTCCGCGCATTCGAAAAACTGCAGAAAGCGATGAAGAATATCGCGGACAACCGCTTCACCGCGCTTCCGGCTGCCTGA
- a CDS encoding RluA family pseudouridine synthase, translating into MSLLTGTLPDKPSRLDRALADVSGLSRERIKTLIAEGRVQIAGALATSPSAKTGAGASYVVDVPPAAPAEAVPQDIPLDIVFEDEHLVVVNKSAGMVVHPAAGNPDGTLVNALLYHCAHHGGGQLSGIGGVARPGIVHRIDKDTSGLLVVAKTDAAHEGLAAQFADHSIDRAYCAVVAGTPEPEQGTIAARIGRSDRDRKKMAVLPDGTTRGKHAITHYAVQECYPHASQIECRLETGRTHQVRVHCASIGHALLGDPVYGRAPAPLRPLLNRLGFARQALHAAELGFLHPVTGERVLFRAETPPDMRELIDELARFNR; encoded by the coding sequence ATGTCCCTGCTGACAGGCACCCTCCCCGACAAACCCTCCCGCCTCGACAGGGCGCTGGCCGATGTGTCGGGCCTGTCGCGCGAGCGGATCAAGACGCTGATCGCCGAAGGGCGGGTCCAGATCGCGGGCGCGCTGGCGACGAGTCCATCGGCCAAGACCGGCGCTGGCGCCAGCTATGTCGTCGACGTGCCGCCCGCTGCGCCTGCCGAAGCGGTGCCGCAGGACATCCCGCTCGATATCGTGTTCGAGGACGAGCATCTCGTGGTCGTGAACAAGTCCGCCGGGATGGTGGTCCACCCGGCGGCAGGCAATCCCGATGGCACGCTGGTGAATGCGCTTCTCTATCACTGCGCCCATCATGGCGGGGGGCAATTGTCAGGCATTGGCGGAGTCGCGCGTCCGGGGATCGTCCATCGGATCGACAAAGATACAAGTGGCCTGTTGGTCGTCGCCAAGACTGATGCAGCCCATGAAGGGCTCGCCGCACAGTTTGCCGACCATTCGATCGATCGCGCTTACTGCGCCGTGGTCGCAGGTACGCCCGAGCCTGAGCAAGGGACAATTGCGGCGCGCATCGGGAGATCGGATCGCGATCGCAAGAAAATGGCGGTGCTCCCCGACGGCACGACTCGCGGGAAGCATGCGATCACGCACTACGCGGTGCAGGAATGCTACCCCCATGCCTCGCAGATCGAATGCCGCCTCGAAACCGGGCGCACGCATCAGGTGCGCGTTCACTGTGCATCCATCGGCCATGCGCTATTAGGCGACCCGGTCTACGGGCGTGCACCCGCCCCGCTCCGCCCGCTGCTGAACCGATTGGGTTTCGCGCGGCAGGCGCTGCATGCTGCCGAACTCGGTTTTCTCCATCCGGTCACCGGCGAGCGGGTGCTTTTTCGGGCCGAAACGCCACCTGATATGCGGGAACTTATCGACGAACTCGCCCGTTTTAATCGATGA
- a CDS encoding N-acetylmuramoyl-L-alanine amidase yields the protein MRDELVHREALSPNFDERTLPISMVVIHYTEMADKNVALERMCNPEAKVSAHYLIGEGGEVIRLVPEDKRAWHAGVSYWRGIKDVNSAAIGIELDHPGHKHGYREFNDAQFEALVPLVARMVKEHDIPRANVVGHSDVAPDRKIDPGELFPWDRLAEYGLCLPRPEKLERGDPFDNDASFYLALERFGYDITSGHKAVEAFQRRWRPERIDGEIDGEVRAILFQLLLDRDRGQTR from the coding sequence ATGCGCGACGAACTGGTTCACCGCGAGGCGCTCTCCCCCAATTTCGATGAGCGCACCCTGCCGATCTCGATGGTGGTGATCCACTATACCGAGATGGCGGACAAGAACGTCGCGCTCGAGCGGATGTGCAATCCCGAAGCCAAGGTGTCGGCGCATTACCTGATCGGGGAAGGGGGCGAAGTCATCCGGCTGGTCCCTGAAGACAAGCGCGCCTGGCACGCAGGCGTTTCCTATTGGCGCGGGATCAAGGACGTGAATTCGGCAGCGATCGGGATCGAGCTCGATCATCCGGGCCACAAGCATGGCTATCGAGAGTTCAACGACGCGCAGTTCGAAGCACTGGTGCCGCTGGTCGCGCGGATGGTGAAAGAGCACGATATTCCGCGCGCCAATGTGGTCGGCCATTCGGACGTCGCGCCCGATCGCAAGATCGATCCGGGCGAGCTGTTCCCATGGGATCGGCTGGCCGAATACGGCCTCTGCCTGCCGCGCCCCGAAAAACTCGAACGCGGCGATCCGTTCGACAACGATGCGAGCTTCTATCTCGCGCTCGAGCGCTTCGGTTACGACATTACCAGCGGACACAAGGCGGTCGAAGCCTTCCAGCGTCGCTGGCGCCCGGAGCGGATCGATGGCGAGATCGACGGCGAAGTGCGCGCGATCCTGTTCCAGCTTTTGCTCGACCGCGATCGCGGCCAGACCCGCTAG
- a CDS encoding S41 family peptidase: protein MKKWLIAGLLASSVAVTPAAAQTKLLRDPAVSENQIAFAYAGDIWVANPDGSNPRRLTSHEADERDPVFSPDGSMIAFSANYDGNYDVFVVPASGGTPKRLTWHPSNDTASDFTPDGRSVVFSSSRETRSGRAGAIYTVPVAGGFPQKQSEMRSVGGTWSEDGEQFANVPGISGYNGLWGGTAGWRGYRGGTQPSIEVIDPDARTLREISGEGSTDFDPFWMDGQLYFLSDRDADKVFNVYRWNPADGAVSKVTDEPQWDVRNASGKNGRIVYEAGGELKEFTLANGAVRTLPIALNPDLPQRQAEWKNVAGNIESVAISPTAKRVAVTARGEVFTVPTDKGSTRNISASPSERNYGGIWSHDGTQLAYITDDGDGQVLVIEDQSGIKSPRRIALGPDFYDLIDWGGDGKYLIYSNNKLALSALDVATGTSWTVATTERRNGNFSATLHPEGRWLAFTTRGEVSNAALQLYDLTTRQTYPVTGEFADVGSPAFSKDGKLLFFTASTNAGPLAGGFDMTTQEKPYRAGIYAVVLEADGENPLAPVLANEEGESESKDKDETDVVVAPQNLRRRMISLPVAEQFYTSLATAKDGSLYYIALEQAGDRNDVPGATPQAGSQLYRFAFDEREASTVMSGITGMQIDAAGETLLLSKPGGQLMTAKAGAQLKPEPVDLSGLKLLVDPVEEWRQIFNDVWRMEKAYFYDPNMHGLDWAAVKRRYEPLLPYVGRREDLNELMVEMIGEMQVGHNRVGGGDVYTGGSSSPGLLGADIRLENGRYRITKIYDGEKWNPFLAAPLAAPGVDVKEGDYILAVNGREVTPSDNIFEALSGSAGTQIALTVASTPSGARRTSVVEPVGNESALRLWSWVEDNRRYVDEKTDGRVAYVYMPNTADAGYTFFNRMYFAQTDKQALILDERSNGGGQGANYVIDVLRREYLAGWKDREGLAWSTPNSGIWGPKTMLIDQDAGSGGDFMPYAFRASGLGPLIGTRTWGGLIGISANPGLIDGGFLTVPFFRFFEPDGTWSIENEGTAPDMRVELDQLALDQGRDTQLDAAIEYIEGELERNPARDPNWTPPYPTQLGD from the coding sequence GTGAAGAAATGGCTGATTGCGGGGCTGCTGGCCTCAAGCGTGGCGGTGACCCCGGCGGCGGCGCAAACCAAACTGTTGCGCGATCCCGCGGTGTCCGAGAACCAGATCGCCTTCGCCTATGCGGGTGATATCTGGGTCGCCAACCCTGACGGATCCAACCCGCGACGTCTTACCAGCCACGAAGCGGACGAGCGCGATCCGGTGTTCTCGCCCGACGGGTCGATGATCGCCTTCTCAGCCAATTACGACGGCAATTACGACGTCTTCGTCGTACCCGCGAGCGGGGGCACGCCCAAGCGGCTGACCTGGCATCCGAGCAACGATACGGCGAGCGATTTCACGCCCGACGGGCGCTCGGTGGTGTTCTCCTCCAGCCGCGAGACCCGCAGCGGGCGCGCAGGCGCGATCTATACCGTGCCAGTGGCGGGCGGCTTTCCGCAGAAGCAGTCCGAGATGCGCAGCGTCGGCGGCACCTGGTCGGAGGATGGCGAGCAGTTCGCCAACGTGCCGGGCATATCGGGCTATAACGGCTTGTGGGGCGGAACTGCCGGCTGGCGCGGCTATCGCGGCGGCACCCAGCCTTCGATCGAAGTCATCGATCCCGATGCGCGCACCCTGCGCGAGATTTCGGGCGAAGGCTCGACCGATTTCGATCCTTTCTGGATGGACGGCCAGCTCTATTTCCTGTCCGACCGCGACGCCGACAAGGTGTTCAACGTCTATCGCTGGAACCCGGCGGACGGCGCGGTGTCCAAGGTTACCGACGAGCCGCAGTGGGACGTCCGCAATGCCAGCGGCAAGAACGGCCGGATCGTCTACGAAGCCGGCGGCGAGCTGAAGGAATTCACGCTCGCGAACGGCGCGGTGCGCACCCTGCCGATCGCGCTCAATCCCGACCTTCCCCAGCGTCAGGCAGAATGGAAGAATGTCGCGGGCAATATCGAAAGCGTTGCGATTTCGCCCACGGCCAAGCGGGTTGCGGTCACCGCGCGGGGCGAGGTTTTCACCGTGCCGACCGACAAGGGCAGCACGCGCAACATCTCGGCCAGCCCGTCGGAGCGCAATTACGGCGGCATCTGGTCGCATGACGGCACCCAGCTTGCCTACATCACCGACGATGGCGACGGGCAGGTTCTCGTCATCGAAGACCAGAGCGGGATCAAATCGCCGCGCCGGATCGCGCTCGGCCCGGATTTCTACGACCTGATCGACTGGGGTGGCGACGGAAAGTACCTGATCTATTCGAACAACAAGCTCGCGCTTTCAGCGCTCGACGTGGCGACCGGGACAAGCTGGACCGTTGCCACCACCGAACGCCGCAACGGCAATTTTTCCGCCACTCTGCATCCGGAAGGGCGCTGGCTGGCGTTCACCACGCGCGGAGAGGTCTCCAACGCCGCGCTGCAGCTCTACGATCTGACCACGCGGCAGACGTACCCGGTGACCGGTGAATTCGCCGATGTCGGCTCGCCCGCTTTCTCGAAAGACGGGAAGCTGCTGTTCTTCACCGCCTCGACCAATGCCGGGCCGCTGGCCGGCGGGTTCGACATGACGACCCAGGAAAAGCCCTACCGCGCCGGCATCTACGCCGTCGTGCTCGAAGCCGACGGCGAAAACCCGCTCGCGCCGGTGCTGGCCAATGAAGAGGGCGAGAGCGAGAGCAAGGACAAGGACGAGACGGATGTCGTCGTCGCGCCGCAGAACCTGCGGCGGCGGATGATCTCGCTGCCGGTGGCCGAGCAGTTCTACACCAGTCTCGCCACCGCCAAGGATGGCAGTCTCTATTACATCGCGCTCGAACAGGCGGGCGACCGCAACGATGTGCCGGGAGCGACGCCGCAGGCCGGATCGCAGCTCTACCGCTTCGCGTTCGACGAGCGCGAGGCAAGCACCGTGATGAGCGGTATCACCGGGATGCAGATCGATGCGGCCGGCGAAACCCTGCTCCTTTCGAAGCCCGGCGGCCAGTTGATGACGGCCAAGGCCGGAGCGCAACTCAAGCCCGAGCCGGTCGACCTTTCCGGCCTGAAACTGCTGGTCGATCCGGTCGAGGAATGGCGGCAGATCTTCAACGATGTGTGGCGGATGGAGAAAGCCTACTTCTACGATCCGAACATGCATGGCCTCGACTGGGCTGCCGTCAAACGCCGCTACGAACCGCTGCTTCCCTATGTCGGACGGCGCGAGGACCTGAACGAACTCATGGTCGAGATGATCGGCGAAATGCAGGTCGGCCACAATCGCGTCGGCGGCGGTGACGTCTATACCGGCGGATCGTCGAGCCCGGGCCTGCTGGGCGCCGATATCCGGCTCGAGAACGGACGCTACCGCATCACCAAGATCTACGATGGCGAAAAGTGGAACCCGTTCCTCGCCGCGCCGCTCGCCGCTCCGGGTGTCGATGTGAAGGAAGGGGACTACATCCTTGCCGTCAATGGCCGCGAAGTGACCCCGTCGGACAACATCTTCGAGGCGCTTTCGGGCTCGGCCGGGACGCAGATTGCGCTCACCGTCGCTAGCACACCGTCAGGCGCTAGGAGGACCTCGGTGGTCGAGCCGGTCGGCAATGAAAGCGCGCTGCGCCTGTGGAGCTGGGTCGAGGACAATCGCCGCTATGTCGACGAGAAGACCGACGGGCGCGTGGCCTATGTCTACATGCCCAATACCGCGGATGCCGGATACACGTTCTTCAACCGCATGTATTTCGCGCAGACCGACAAGCAGGCGCTGATCCTCGACGAGCGTTCGAACGGCGGCGGACAGGGCGCGAACTACGTTATCGACGTCCTGCGCCGCGAATACCTCGCCGGGTGGAAGGATCGCGAAGGCCTTGCATGGTCGACGCCCAATTCCGGCATCTGGGGGCCGAAGACGATGCTGATCGACCAGGATGCCGGCTCGGGCGGGGATTTCATGCCCTATGCCTTCCGCGCCTCGGGCCTCGGTCCGCTGATCGGTACGCGCACTTGGGGCGGGTTGATCGGGATCAGCGCCAATCCGGGCCTGATCGACGGCGGGTTCCTGACCGTACCGTTCTTCCGCTTCTTCGAGCCCGACGGAACCTGGAGCATCGAGAACGAGGGCACTGCCCCCGACATGCGGGTCGAGCTCGACCAACTGGCGCTCGACCAGGGCCGCGACACGCAGCTCGACGCCGCGATCGAATATATCGAAGGCGAGCTGGAGCGGAACCCGGCGCGCGATCCCAACTGGACGCCGCCCTATCCGACCCAGCTGGGCGATTGA